Proteins encoded by one window of Streptomyces sp. NBC_01571:
- a CDS encoding MFS transporter encodes MDGVRRGWSQCLLGGAVFAVCMAGTTLPTPLYNLYQQKFDFSELMVTVVYAVYAFGVIGMLLLAGNASDAVGRRPVLLCGLGFAAASAVLFLCATGLGWLFAGRLLSGLSAGLFTGAATAYVIDLAPHGGASRATLVATAANMGGLGCGPLLAGLLAQYAPWPLYLPFAVHLVLVACSAAVLLRLPETVGERRSLRTVRPQRPGLPAQVRAVFGPAAIAAFVGFALFGVFTAVSPAFLEHSLDVHSRAVSGLVVALAFFASTAGQLAVGVIGLGRSLTVGCAALLGGLALLAGALRWDLLVLVVLSAIVGGAGQGIAFRGALSTVTQASPDHQRAAVISMLFVVAYVGISVPVIGAGVLADRIGLEGAGLVFIACMAVLVSVAVLYLLRRPAPAST; translated from the coding sequence ATGGACGGTGTTCGCCGAGGATGGAGCCAGTGTCTTCTCGGCGGGGCGGTGTTCGCGGTGTGCATGGCCGGCACCACGCTGCCGACCCCCCTGTACAACCTCTACCAGCAGAAGTTCGACTTCTCCGAGCTGATGGTCACGGTCGTGTACGCCGTGTACGCCTTCGGAGTCATCGGCATGCTGCTGCTGGCGGGCAACGCCTCGGACGCCGTGGGCCGGCGGCCCGTACTGCTGTGCGGCCTGGGGTTCGCGGCGGCCAGCGCCGTCCTCTTCCTGTGCGCCACCGGGCTGGGCTGGCTCTTTGCGGGACGGCTGCTGTCCGGACTGTCCGCCGGTCTGTTCACCGGCGCCGCCACGGCCTACGTGATCGATCTGGCACCGCACGGCGGCGCGTCCCGGGCCACGCTCGTGGCGACGGCCGCCAACATGGGCGGGCTGGGCTGCGGCCCCCTGCTCGCCGGACTGCTGGCGCAGTACGCCCCCTGGCCGCTGTACCTGCCCTTCGCCGTACATCTCGTCCTGGTGGCCTGCTCGGCCGCCGTGCTGCTCCGGCTGCCGGAGACCGTGGGGGAGCGGCGGTCGTTGCGCACGGTACGGCCGCAACGGCCCGGCCTGCCCGCGCAGGTGCGGGCGGTCTTCGGCCCGGCGGCGATCGCCGCGTTCGTCGGGTTCGCGCTGTTCGGTGTGTTCACGGCCGTCAGCCCCGCGTTCCTCGAACACTCCCTGGACGTGCACAGCCGCGCCGTGAGCGGGCTCGTCGTCGCACTGGCCTTCTTCGCCTCGACCGCGGGACAACTGGCCGTCGGTGTCATCGGGCTGGGACGGTCGCTGACGGTGGGCTGCGCCGCACTCCTCGGCGGGCTGGCGCTGCTCGCGGGCGCGCTCCGGTGGGACCTGCTGGTGCTGGTGGTGCTGAGCGCGATCGTCGGCGGGGCCGGGCAGGGGATCGCGTTCCGCGGGGCGCTGTCAACGGTGACCCAGGCGTCCCCCGACCACCAGCGCGCGGCGGTCATCTCCATGCTGTTCGTGGTGGCGTACGTGGGCATCTCGGTGCCGGTGATCGGCGCGGGGGTACTGGCGGACCGGATCGGCCTGGAGGGCGCCGGACTGGTGTTCATCGCCTGCATGGCCGTCCTGGTCTCCGTCGCCGTCCTGTACCTTCTCCGGCGGCCGGCACCCGCCAGTACGTAG